One segment of Thioalbus denitrificans DNA contains the following:
- a CDS encoding YiiD C-terminal domain-containing protein: MTGERDARCAELEATLHREVPLSGHMGVAVEAYDGESLGLSADFERNINIHGTAFGGSLYSACALCGWGLLHLKFGELGLAAQIVLSAGEIRYLRPVKRHIEVRCSLPDDYPGFIQRLQERGKARLALQAGILADGEPAVAFRGEYAGILKRP; the protein is encoded by the coding sequence ATGACTGGGGAACGGGATGCGCGCTGCGCGGAGCTGGAGGCGACGCTGCACCGGGAGGTGCCGCTGTCGGGGCACATGGGCGTGGCGGTGGAGGCCTACGACGGGGAGTCGCTCGGGCTCAGCGCCGATTTCGAGCGCAATATCAACATCCACGGCACCGCCTTCGGCGGCAGCCTCTACTCCGCCTGCGCGCTGTGCGGGTGGGGCCTGCTGCACCTGAAGTTCGGGGAGTTGGGGCTGGCCGCCCAGATCGTCCTCTCGGCGGGCGAGATCCGCTACCTGCGGCCGGTGAAGCGCCATATCGAGGTGCGCTGCAGCCTGCCGGATGACTATCCGGGGTTTATCCAGCGGCTGCAGGAGCGGGGCAAGGCCCGCCTGGCCCTGCAGGCCGGGATCCTGGCCGACGGGGAGCCGGCGGTGGCGTTCAGGGGCGAGTACGCGGGGATCCTGAAGCGCCCCTAG
- a CDS encoding AI-2E family transporter translates to MMRFQSLENAFFLALLLLVTAAFLGVVQDFLQPVFWAALLASLFHRLYVRWLPALGGRESLTAALTLLFILLIVILPLILVGLAVTHESALFYQRITSGEIDIQKPIRYVEQTLPAARDFLERLGVDAQRLKDGLSSAAVTGSRFLASQAVNIGQNALRLTVMFFVMLYLLFFFLRDGSRLVESLIHVLPIGDERERRLFAKFAEVSRATLKGTLVVGLVQGVLGGLLFWAVGIEAAVFWGVVMTVLSVLPAVGAGLVWAPAALWMFAAGEPVKGLVIVGFGALVIGLVDNLLRPLLVGRDTKMPDYLILISTLGGLAGLGISGFVIGPIIAALFLVAWEMFVEEFGSHAPATLQDGGENGGDADGGAEEAVAEEP, encoded by the coding sequence ATGATGCGCTTCCAGTCCCTCGAGAATGCCTTTTTCCTGGCCCTGCTGCTGCTGGTCACCGCCGCGTTCCTGGGGGTGGTGCAGGACTTCCTCCAGCCGGTCTTCTGGGCGGCGCTGCTCGCCAGCCTGTTCCATCGGCTCTACGTGCGCTGGCTGCCGGCGCTGGGAGGGCGCGAGTCGCTGACCGCCGCATTGACCCTGCTGTTCATCCTGCTCATCGTCATCCTGCCGCTGATCCTGGTGGGGCTGGCGGTCACCCATGAATCGGCGCTGTTCTACCAGCGCATCACCAGCGGCGAGATCGATATCCAGAAACCGATCCGGTACGTGGAGCAGACCCTGCCGGCGGCGCGGGATTTCCTCGAGCGGCTCGGAGTGGACGCCCAGCGGCTCAAGGATGGGCTGTCGTCGGCGGCGGTGACGGGCAGCCGCTTCCTCGCCTCCCAGGCGGTGAACATCGGCCAGAACGCCCTGCGCCTGACGGTGATGTTCTTCGTCATGCTCTATCTGCTGTTCTTCTTCCTCCGCGACGGCTCCCGGCTGGTGGAGTCGCTGATTCACGTGCTGCCCATCGGCGATGAACGGGAGCGGCGCCTGTTCGCCAAGTTCGCCGAAGTCTCGCGCGCCACCCTCAAGGGCACCCTGGTGGTGGGCCTGGTGCAGGGCGTCCTGGGCGGTCTGCTGTTCTGGGCGGTGGGGATCGAGGCGGCGGTGTTCTGGGGCGTGGTGATGACCGTCCTGTCGGTGCTGCCGGCGGTGGGCGCGGGCCTGGTCTGGGCGCCCGCGGCGCTGTGGATGTTCGCGGCGGGAGAGCCGGTGAAGGGGCTGGTCATCGTGGGCTTCGGCGCCCTGGTGATCGGGCTGGTGGACAACCTGCTGCGGCCGCTGCTGGTGGGGCGCGACACCAAGATGCCGGACTACCTGATCCTGATCTCCACCCTCGGGGGGCTGGCGGGGCTGGGCATATCCGGCTTCGTCATCGGGCCCATCATCGCCGCCCTGTTCCTGGTGGCCTGGGAGATGTTCGTGGAGGAGTTCGGGAGCCACGCCCCCGCCACGCTCCAGGACGGCGGGGAGAATGGCGGGGACGCGGATGGCGGCGCGGAGGAAGCCGTAGCGGAGGAACCTTGA
- a CDS encoding acetyl-CoA carboxylase biotin carboxylase subunit encodes MFKKILIANRGEIACRVIKTARRMGIQTVAVFSEADRDALHVEMADEAVCIGPPPTAQSYLVMDRIIQACRDTGAEAVHPGYGFLSENAAFAEALDRAGIAFIGPRRHAIVSMGDKITSKKLAEEAGVNTIPGYTGVVRDADHAVEIAAGIGYPVMLKASAGGGGKGMRVAWNEAECREGFERATSEARSSFGDDRVFIEKYIVEPRHIEIQVLADSHGNVIYLGERECSLQRRHQKVIEEAPSSFIDPETRKAMGEQACTLARAVDYQSAGTVEFIVDRDKNFYFLEMNTRLQVEHPVTELVTGLDLVELMIRVADGERLPLAQADVTLTGWAIEARVYAEDPFRNFLPSVGRLVRYAPPQEGPHVRVDTGVYEGGEVSMFYDPMIAKLVTYGSTRDQAIEHMRTALDEFLIRGVSHNMSFLSALMMHPRFVEGRISTNMIAEEYPDGFHPADVPHDDPALLVAVAATVHRRYMDLYASISGQLKGLERKVHDEWVVVMGGEEFPVVIKPVEDRCLVTHDGETYEVVSDWHFGQPLFRGSINGQLICMQVERDNITYRLLHRGSQAEAKVLTSLTAELNRHMIEKAPPDMSRFLLSPMPGLLVRVSVEEGDDVKAGEELAVVEAMKMENVLRAARDGVVKAVMAEAGASLAVDQAIIEFE; translated from the coding sequence ATGTTCAAGAAAATTCTGATTGCGAACCGCGGCGAGATCGCCTGCCGCGTCATCAAGACCGCCCGCCGGATGGGCATCCAGACCGTCGCCGTCTTCTCGGAGGCCGATCGGGACGCCCTGCACGTGGAGATGGCCGACGAGGCCGTCTGCATCGGGCCCCCGCCCACCGCCCAGAGCTACCTGGTGATGGATCGCATCATCCAGGCGTGCAGGGACACGGGCGCCGAGGCGGTCCACCCGGGCTACGGCTTCCTGTCCGAGAATGCCGCCTTCGCCGAGGCGCTGGACCGGGCCGGCATCGCCTTCATCGGCCCCAGGCGCCACGCCATCGTCAGCATGGGCGACAAGATCACCTCCAAGAAGCTGGCGGAGGAGGCCGGGGTCAACACCATCCCGGGCTACACCGGCGTGGTCCGGGACGCCGACCACGCGGTGGAGATCGCCGCCGGCATCGGCTACCCGGTGATGCTCAAGGCCTCCGCCGGCGGCGGCGGCAAGGGCATGCGCGTGGCCTGGAACGAGGCGGAGTGCCGCGAGGGGTTCGAGCGCGCCACCAGCGAGGCCCGGTCCAGCTTCGGCGACGACCGGGTGTTCATCGAGAAGTACATCGTCGAGCCGCGCCACATCGAGATCCAGGTGCTGGCCGACAGCCACGGCAACGTGATCTACCTGGGCGAACGCGAGTGCTCGCTCCAGCGCCGCCACCAGAAGGTGATCGAGGAGGCCCCGTCCTCCTTCATCGATCCGGAGACCCGCAAGGCCATGGGCGAGCAGGCCTGCACCCTGGCCCGGGCGGTGGACTACCAGTCCGCCGGCACGGTGGAGTTCATCGTCGACCGGGACAAGAACTTCTACTTCCTGGAGATGAACACCCGCCTGCAGGTGGAGCATCCCGTGACCGAGCTGGTCACCGGGCTGGACCTGGTGGAGCTCATGATCCGCGTCGCCGACGGTGAGCGGCTGCCGCTGGCCCAGGCCGATGTGACGCTCACCGGCTGGGCCATCGAGGCGCGTGTCTATGCCGAGGATCCGTTCCGCAACTTCCTGCCGTCCGTGGGCCGGCTGGTGCGCTACGCGCCGCCGCAGGAGGGCCCCCACGTGCGCGTGGACACCGGCGTCTACGAGGGCGGTGAGGTGTCCATGTTCTACGATCCGATGATCGCGAAGCTCGTCACCTACGGGTCCACCCGCGATCAGGCCATCGAGCACATGCGCACTGCCCTGGACGAATTCCTCATCCGCGGCGTGTCCCACAACATGAGCTTCCTCTCGGCGCTGATGATGCATCCGCGCTTCGTGGAAGGGCGCATTTCCACCAACATGATCGCCGAGGAGTACCCGGACGGCTTCCACCCGGCCGATGTGCCCCATGACGATCCGGCCCTGCTGGTGGCGGTCGCGGCCACCGTCCATCGCCGCTACATGGATCTCTACGCGTCCATCTCCGGCCAGCTCAAGGGGCTGGAGCGGAAGGTGCATGACGAGTGGGTGGTGGTCATGGGGGGTGAGGAGTTCCCCGTAGTCATCAAGCCGGTGGAGGACCGCTGCCTGGTCACTCACGACGGCGAGACCTACGAGGTGGTGAGCGACTGGCACTTCGGCCAGCCCCTGTTCCGCGGCAGCATCAACGGCCAGCTGATCTGCATGCAGGTGGAGCGGGACAACATCACCTACCGGCTCCTGCACCGGGGTTCGCAGGCCGAGGCCAAGGTGCTCACGTCCCTGACCGCCGAGCTTAATCGGCACATGATCGAGAAGGCGCCGCCGGACATGTCCCGGTTCCTGCTCTCGCCCATGCCCGGACTGCTGGTCAGGGTCTCGGTCGAGGAGGGGGACGATGTGAAGGCCGGCGAGGAGCTCGCGGTGGTGGAGGCCATGAAGATGGAGAATGTCCTGCGCGCCGCCCGCGACGGTGTGGTCAAGGCGGTGATGGCGGAGGCCGGCGCCAGTCTCGCCGTGGACCAGGCCATCATCGAGTTCGAGTAG
- a CDS encoding propionyl-CoA synthetase, translated as MTTKYEEVYGRSMNDPEGFWADAAEELHWDRKWDKVLDDTKKPFYRWFAGGLLNTCYNAVDRHADGHRGDQPAIIYDSPVTGTVQSITYRELRDHVARFAGVLVQHGVEKGDRVIIYMPMIPEAAVAMLACARIGAIHSVVFGGFAAKELATRIDDAKPKVIVSASCGIEVKRVVEYKPLLDEAIEMAASKPRHTVIYQRPQAKAAMTEGRDLDWAQSVAAAKPVDCVPVEATHPLYILYTSGTTGMPKGVVRDNGGHAVAMKWSMKHIYNVEPGEVYWAASDVGWVVGHSYIVYGPLLQGCTTVIYEGKPVGTPDAGAFWRVIEQHRVETLFTAPTAFRAIKREDPEGEQLKKYDLSHFRNLFLAGERCDPDTLLWAEAQLGVPVIDHWWQTETGWAIAANPMGIEQLPVKPGSPTRAVPGYDVQVLDENGRQMAPGQIGSIVIKLPMPPGCLPTLWGNDERYVKSYLSAYDGYYLTGDAGFKDEDGYLWIMSRIDDIINVAGHRLSTGAMEEVLASHPDVAECAVIGVADTLKGELPLGFVCLKAGVRREEDAIRKELVQLVREKIGPVAAFKTVTVVDRLPKTRSGKILRGTMKKIADGEEYKMPATIDDPSILGEISAALSSIGYARKH; from the coding sequence ATGACAACGAAGTACGAGGAGGTCTACGGCCGCTCCATGAACGACCCGGAGGGTTTCTGGGCCGACGCGGCCGAGGAGCTCCATTGGGACCGGAAGTGGGACAAGGTGCTCGATGACACCAAGAAGCCCTTCTATCGCTGGTTTGCCGGCGGCCTCCTGAATACCTGCTACAACGCCGTCGATCGGCATGCCGACGGGCATCGCGGCGACCAGCCCGCCATCATCTACGACAGCCCCGTCACCGGGACGGTCCAGAGCATCACCTACCGCGAACTGCGTGACCACGTGGCCCGTTTCGCCGGCGTCCTGGTGCAGCACGGCGTGGAGAAGGGCGACCGGGTCATCATCTACATGCCCATGATTCCCGAGGCGGCCGTGGCCATGCTCGCCTGCGCCCGCATCGGCGCCATCCACTCGGTGGTGTTCGGCGGTTTCGCGGCCAAGGAGCTGGCCACCCGCATCGACGACGCCAAGCCCAAGGTCATCGTCTCCGCCTCCTGCGGCATCGAGGTGAAGCGGGTGGTGGAGTACAAGCCGCTGCTGGACGAGGCCATCGAGATGGCCGCATCCAAGCCGCGCCATACCGTCATTTACCAGCGCCCCCAGGCCAAGGCCGCCATGACCGAGGGCCGCGATCTGGACTGGGCGCAGTCCGTGGCCGCCGCCAAGCCGGTGGACTGCGTGCCGGTGGAGGCCACCCACCCCCTCTACATCCTCTATACCTCCGGCACCACCGGCATGCCCAAGGGCGTGGTGCGCGACAACGGCGGCCACGCGGTGGCCATGAAGTGGAGCATGAAGCATATCTACAACGTGGAGCCCGGGGAGGTCTACTGGGCCGCCTCCGACGTGGGCTGGGTGGTGGGCCACTCCTACATCGTCTACGGGCCCCTGCTGCAGGGCTGCACCACGGTCATCTACGAGGGCAAGCCGGTGGGCACCCCCGACGCGGGCGCCTTCTGGCGGGTCATCGAGCAGCACCGGGTGGAGACGCTGTTCACCGCGCCCACGGCCTTCCGCGCCATCAAGCGCGAGGACCCGGAGGGCGAGCAGCTGAAGAAGTACGACCTGTCCCACTTCCGGAACCTGTTCCTGGCCGGGGAGCGCTGCGACCCCGATACGCTGCTCTGGGCCGAGGCCCAGCTCGGCGTGCCGGTCATCGACCACTGGTGGCAGACCGAGACCGGCTGGGCCATCGCCGCCAATCCGATGGGCATCGAGCAGCTGCCGGTGAAGCCCGGCTCGCCCACCCGCGCGGTGCCCGGCTACGACGTGCAGGTGCTGGACGAGAACGGCAGGCAGATGGCGCCCGGCCAGATCGGCAGCATCGTCATCAAGCTGCCCATGCCGCCCGGCTGCCTGCCGACCCTGTGGGGCAACGACGAGCGCTATGTGAAGTCCTATCTCAGCGCCTACGACGGCTACTACCTGACCGGTGACGCCGGCTTCAAGGACGAGGACGGCTACCTGTGGATCATGAGCCGCATCGACGACATCATCAATGTGGCCGGCCACCGCCTCTCCACCGGCGCCATGGAGGAGGTCCTCGCCTCCCACCCCGATGTGGCCGAGTGCGCCGTCATCGGCGTGGCCGACACCCTGAAGGGTGAGCTTCCCCTCGGCTTCGTCTGCCTGAAGGCGGGCGTACGGCGGGAGGAGGACGCCATCAGGAAGGAGCTGGTGCAGCTGGTGCGCGAAAAAATCGGCCCCGTCGCCGCCTTCAAGACGGTGACCGTCGTCGATCGCCTGCCCAAGACCCGCTCGGGCAAGATCCTGCGTGGCACCATGAAGAAAATCGCCGACGGCGAGGAGTACAAGATGCCGGCCACCATCGACGATCCGTCCATCCTCGGCGAGATTTCCGCTGCCCTGAGCAGCATCGGCTACGCCAGGAAGCACTGA
- the scpA gene encoding methylmalonyl-CoA mutase, which translates to MAEFPERTLADWHTQANKELKGRSADDLNWNTPEGITVKPLYTAADLEGMAHADTLPGFAPYVRGPRATMYAGRPWTVRQYAGFSTAEESNAFYRRNLAAGQKGLSVAFDLATHRGYDSDHPRVVGDVGKAGVAIDSVEDMKILFDGIPLDQMSVSMTMNGAVLPVMAMYIVAAEEQGVAPALLAGTLQNDILKEFMVRNTYIYPPEPSMRIVADIIGYTAQHMPRFNPISISGYHMQEAGATCVQELAYTLADGLEYVRAAIRSGLDVDAFAPRLSFFFAIGMNFFMEVAKLRAARLLWAELMQEHFQPGHPGSLMLRTHCQTSGVSLTSQDPYNNVVRTAVEALAAALGGTQSLHTNSFDEALALPTDFSARIARNTQLILQEETGITKVVDPLAGSYYVERLTHDLAEAARGLIREVEEMGGMTQAVVAGLPKLRIEEAAARRQARIDRGEEVVVGVNRYQPAEDTQVDILDIDNSAVRESQIRRLQQVRASRDDAACQAALDNLTKAATGRENLLALAVEAARARATVGEISDALEKVFTRHRAVVRSISGVYGSAYEGDEGFMKIKQEVEAFAEAEGRRPRMLVVKLGQDGHDRGAKVIATAFADIGFDVDVGPLFQTPEEAARQAIENDVHVVGVSSQAAGHKTLVPQLIEALRAGGGEDILVICGGVIPPQDYQQLLDAGVAAVYGPGSNIPVAASEVIRLIRERRGV; encoded by the coding sequence ATGGCGGAGTTTCCCGAACGCACCCTGGCAGACTGGCATACACAGGCGAACAAGGAGCTCAAGGGACGGTCAGCGGATGATCTGAACTGGAATACCCCCGAGGGCATCACCGTGAAGCCGCTCTACACGGCGGCCGACCTCGAGGGCATGGCGCACGCGGACACCCTGCCCGGGTTCGCTCCCTACGTGCGCGGCCCCCGCGCCACCATGTATGCCGGGCGGCCCTGGACCGTGCGCCAGTATGCCGGTTTCTCCACCGCCGAGGAGTCCAATGCCTTCTACCGCCGCAACCTGGCGGCGGGGCAGAAGGGCCTGTCGGTGGCCTTCGACCTGGCCACCCACCGGGGCTACGACTCCGATCATCCGCGGGTGGTGGGCGACGTGGGCAAGGCCGGTGTGGCCATCGACAGCGTGGAGGACATGAAAATCCTCTTCGACGGCATTCCGCTGGACCAGATGTCGGTCTCCATGACCATGAACGGCGCGGTGCTGCCGGTGATGGCCATGTACATCGTGGCCGCCGAGGAGCAGGGCGTCGCGCCCGCACTGCTCGCCGGCACCCTGCAGAACGACATCCTCAAGGAGTTCATGGTCCGCAACACCTACATCTACCCGCCCGAGCCCTCCATGCGCATCGTGGCCGACATCATCGGCTACACCGCGCAGCACATGCCGCGCTTCAACCCCATCTCCATCTCCGGCTACCACATGCAGGAGGCGGGGGCCACCTGCGTGCAGGAGCTGGCCTACACCCTTGCCGACGGACTGGAGTACGTGCGCGCTGCCATCCGGAGCGGGCTGGACGTGGACGCCTTCGCGCCGCGCCTCTCCTTCTTCTTCGCCATCGGCATGAACTTCTTCATGGAGGTGGCGAAGCTGCGGGCCGCCCGGCTGCTGTGGGCGGAGCTGATGCAGGAGCACTTCCAGCCCGGGCACCCCGGTTCGCTGATGCTGCGCACCCACTGCCAGACCTCGGGCGTCAGCCTCACCAGCCAGGATCCCTACAACAACGTGGTGCGCACCGCCGTGGAGGCGCTGGCCGCGGCGCTCGGCGGCACCCAGTCGCTGCACACCAACTCCTTCGACGAGGCGCTGGCGCTGCCCACCGACTTCTCGGCCCGCATCGCCCGCAACACCCAGCTCATCCTGCAGGAGGAGACCGGCATCACCAAGGTGGTGGACCCGCTGGCCGGCTCCTACTACGTGGAGCGGCTGACCCATGACCTGGCGGAGGCCGCCCGCGGGCTGATCCGCGAGGTGGAGGAGATGGGCGGCATGACCCAGGCGGTGGTGGCGGGTCTGCCGAAGCTGCGCATCGAGGAGGCCGCCGCCCGGCGCCAGGCCCGCATCGACCGCGGCGAGGAAGTGGTGGTGGGCGTCAACCGCTACCAGCCCGCCGAGGATACCCAGGTGGATATTCTCGATATCGACAACAGCGCCGTGCGCGAGTCCCAGATCCGACGCCTGCAGCAGGTGCGCGCCAGCCGCGACGATGCTGCCTGCCAGGCGGCGCTCGATAATCTCACCAAGGCCGCGACGGGCCGGGAGAACCTGCTGGCGCTGGCGGTGGAGGCGGCGCGCGCCCGGGCCACGGTGGGCGAGATCTCCGATGCCCTGGAGAAGGTGTTCACCCGCCACCGCGCCGTGGTGCGTTCCATTTCCGGGGTGTACGGTTCCGCCTACGAGGGGGACGAGGGTTTCATGAAGATCAAGCAGGAGGTGGAGGCGTTCGCCGAGGCCGAGGGGCGCCGCCCGCGCATGCTGGTGGTGAAGCTGGGCCAGGACGGGCACGACCGCGGCGCCAAGGTGATTGCCACGGCCTTCGCCGACATCGGCTTCGACGTGGACGTGGGACCGCTGTTCCAGACCCCGGAGGAGGCCGCGCGCCAGGCCATCGAGAACGACGTCCACGTGGTGGGCGTCTCATCCCAGGCCGCCGGCCACAAGACCCTCGTGCCCCAGCTCATCGAGGCGCTCAGGGCCGGGGGCGGCGAGGACATCCTGGTCATCTGCGGGGGCGTCATCCCGCCCCAGGACTACCAGCAGCTCCTCGACGCCGGTGTGGCCGCCGTCTACGGCCCCGGCAGCAACATACCGGTCGCTGCGAGCGAGGTCATCCGTCTCATCCGCGAACGCCGCGGCGTCTAA
- a CDS encoding acyl-CoA carboxylase subunit beta, with protein sequence MHDIIRQLEEKRAAARMGGGQRRIDAQHAKGKLSARERIELLLDPDSFEEWDMFVEHRCTDFGMDRQSIPGDGVVTGYGTINGRLVFVFSQDFTVFGGSLSGSHAEKICKIMDHAMKVGAPVIGLNDSGGARIQEGVDSLAGYADVFQRNVMASGVVPQISMIMGPCAGGAVYSPAMTDFIFMVKDTSYMFVTGPEVVKTVTHEVVTHEELGGAVTHNTKSGVADRAFENDVEALLMLRQFMDFLPANNREKPPVRPTADPADRMEMSLDTLVPDNPNKPYDMKELIAKVVDDGDFFEIQPDYAGNIITGFGRMEGSTVGIVANQPMVLAGCLDIRSSIKAARFVRFCDAFNIPVVTFVDVPGFLPGTAQEYGGIIKHGAKLLYAFAECTVPKITVITRKAYGGAYDVMSSKHLRGDVNLAWPSAEIAVMGPKGAVEIIFRQDIGDKEKIEARTEEYRQKFANPFIAGHRGFIDDVIMPHATRKRICRSLAMLKDKKLENPWRKHGNIPL encoded by the coding sequence ATGCACGACATCATCCGGCAACTCGAAGAAAAACGCGCCGCGGCCCGCATGGGTGGTGGTCAGCGCCGTATCGACGCGCAGCACGCCAAGGGCAAGCTGAGCGCCCGCGAGCGCATCGAACTGCTCCTCGACCCCGACAGCTTCGAGGAGTGGGACATGTTCGTGGAGCATCGCTGCACCGACTTCGGCATGGACAGGCAGTCCATCCCCGGGGACGGCGTCGTGACCGGCTACGGCACCATCAACGGCCGGCTGGTGTTCGTCTTCAGCCAGGATTTCACCGTCTTCGGCGGCTCGCTGTCCGGCTCCCACGCGGAAAAGATCTGCAAGATCATGGATCACGCCATGAAGGTGGGTGCGCCGGTGATCGGTCTGAACGACTCCGGCGGCGCGCGCATCCAGGAGGGCGTGGACTCGCTGGCCGGCTATGCCGACGTGTTCCAGCGCAACGTCATGGCCTCCGGGGTGGTGCCGCAGATCTCCATGATCATGGGTCCCTGCGCCGGCGGCGCGGTCTATTCGCCGGCCATGACCGATTTCATCTTCATGGTGAAGGATACCTCCTACATGTTCGTCACCGGCCCCGAGGTGGTGAAGACGGTCACCCACGAGGTGGTGACCCACGAGGAGCTGGGCGGCGCGGTAACCCACAACACCAAGTCCGGCGTCGCCGACCGGGCCTTCGAGAACGACGTGGAGGCGCTGCTCATGCTGCGCCAGTTCATGGACTTCCTGCCCGCCAACAACCGCGAGAAGCCACCCGTGCGGCCGACCGCCGATCCCGCCGATCGCATGGAAATGTCGCTGGACACCCTGGTCCCGGACAACCCCAACAAGCCCTATGACATGAAGGAGCTCATCGCCAAGGTGGTGGATGACGGCGACTTCTTCGAGATCCAGCCCGACTATGCCGGCAACATCATCACCGGTTTCGGGCGCATGGAGGGCTCGACGGTGGGCATCGTGGCCAACCAGCCCATGGTCCTGGCCGGCTGCCTGGATATCCGCTCCTCCATCAAGGCCGCCCGGTTCGTGCGCTTCTGCGACGCCTTCAACATCCCGGTGGTTACCTTCGTGGACGTGCCCGGCTTCCTGCCCGGCACCGCCCAGGAGTACGGCGGCATCATCAAGCACGGCGCCAAGCTCCTGTACGCCTTTGCCGAATGCACCGTGCCCAAGATCACCGTCATCACCCGCAAGGCCTACGGCGGCGCCTATGACGTGATGAGCTCCAAGCACCTGCGCGGCGATGTCAACCTGGCCTGGCCGTCGGCCGAGATCGCGGTGATGGGCCCGAAGGGGGCGGTGGAGATCATCTTCCGCCAGGATATCGGCGACAAGGAGAAGATCGAGGCGCGCACCGAGGAGTACCGGCAGAAGTTCGCCAACCCCTTCATCGCCGGCCACCGCGGCTTCATCGACGACGTCATCATGCCCCACGCGACGCGCAAGCGCATCTGCCGCTCCCTGGCGATGCTGAAGGACAAGAAGCTCGAGAACCCCTGGCGCAAGCACGGCAACATCCCTTTGTGA
- the mce gene encoding methylmalonyl-CoA epimerase translates to MIGRLNHVAIVVPDLPAATATYRDTLGARVSEPVDLPAHGVTTVFVELPNTKIELLHPLGEGSPIARFLEKNASGGIHHVCYEVDDILAARDRLKAQGARVLGDGEPKTGAHGKPVLFLHPKDFCGTLVELEQA, encoded by the coding sequence ATGATCGGTCGACTCAATCACGTGGCCATTGTCGTGCCGGACCTGCCGGCGGCGACGGCCACCTACCGCGACACGCTCGGTGCCCGGGTGTCTGAGCCGGTGGACCTGCCCGCGCACGGGGTCACCACCGTGTTCGTGGAACTGCCCAATACCAAGATCGAGCTGCTGCACCCGCTGGGCGAGGGCTCTCCCATCGCCCGGTTCCTGGAGAAGAACGCCAGTGGCGGCATTCACCACGTCTGCTACGAGGTGGACGACATCCTGGCGGCCCGGGATCGCCTCAAGGCCCAGGGTGCCCGGGTGCTGGGCGACGGCGAACCGAAGACCGGCGCCCACGGCAAGCCGGTCCTGTTCCTCCACCCCAAGGATTTCTGCGGCACCCTCGTGGAATTGGAACAGGCCTGA
- the meaB gene encoding methylmalonyl Co-A mutase-associated GTPase MeaB, giving the protein MHITAAALAEAVHAGERRALARAITLIESTRADHRERAAELLERLMPLTGRSIRIGISGVPGVGKSTFIEALGMHVIDRGHRVAVLAVDPSSALSGGSILGDKTRMEELARRPEAFIRPSPAGGTLGGVARRTREAMLACEAAGFDVIIVETVGVGQSETAVAEMTDLFLLLLLPAGGDELQGIKRGIMELADLVLVNKADGDLAGAARRTVADYRHALHMLRPRSRNWTVPVEACSAHTGAGIPETWETIGRYRETLDASGELAARRAAQARTWMWSETTDNLVAALREHPAVRERLPELEAAVTEGRIPPTLAARRLLAAFLGEEPDSE; this is encoded by the coding sequence ATGCATATCACCGCGGCCGCCCTGGCGGAGGCAGTCCACGCGGGCGAGCGCCGGGCGCTCGCCCGCGCCATCACCCTCATCGAGTCCACCCGGGCGGATCACCGCGAACGGGCGGCGGAGCTGCTCGAGCGGCTCATGCCCCTGACGGGCCGTTCCATCCGCATCGGGATCTCGGGCGTGCCCGGCGTGGGCAAGTCCACCTTCATCGAGGCGCTGGGCATGCACGTCATCGACCGGGGCCACCGGGTGGCGGTGCTGGCGGTGGATCCCTCCTCGGCACTCTCCGGCGGTTCCATCCTCGGCGACAAGACCCGCATGGAGGAGCTCGCCCGCCGGCCCGAGGCCTTCATCCGGCCTTCTCCGGCGGGGGGCACCCTGGGCGGCGTGGCCCGGCGCACCCGCGAGGCGATGCTGGCCTGCGAGGCGGCCGGCTTTGACGTCATCATCGTCGAGACGGTGGGGGTGGGGCAGTCGGAGACCGCCGTGGCGGAGATGACCGACCTGTTCCTGCTGCTCCTGCTGCCCGCGGGCGGCGACGAGCTGCAGGGCATCAAGCGCGGCATCATGGAGCTGGCGGACCTGGTCCTGGTGAACAAGGCCGACGGTGATCTGGCCGGCGCCGCCCGCCGCACCGTGGCCGACTACCGCCACGCCCTGCACATGCTGCGCCCGCGCAGCCGGAACTGGACCGTGCCGGTCGAAGCCTGCTCCGCCCATACCGGCGCCGGGATCCCGGAAACCTGGGAGACCATCGGTCGCTACCGCGAGACGCTCGACGCCTCGGGCGAGCTGGCCGCGCGCCGCGCCGCCCAGGCCCGTACCTGGATGTGGAGCGAGACCACCGACAACCTGGTGGCCGCGCTCAGGGAGCACCCCGCCGTGCGCGAACGCCTGCCGGAGCTGGAGGCCGCGGTGACCGAGGGCCGCATCCCGCCCACCCTGGCCGCCCGCCGGCTCCTCGCCGCGTTCCTCGGCGAGGAGCCGGACTCGGAGTGA